From Corynebacterium frankenforstense DSM 45800, the proteins below share one genomic window:
- a CDS encoding sugar-binding transcriptional regulator, translating into MLDERDAQAVDAAKLYYAGGLSQAQVAERLGISRPTVSKLLSRAHERGFVTITLNDPRERGDELVQRLRQRFGLTDARVVRPPAGAPLLNELGGAGAGLIEELVTDDTTLGVSWGTTMSAVAEHLRPQNRVGVKVVQLKGGHSHSERSTKDMATLAGFARAFHAETFMLPLPVIFDSVEAKEWVVRDRHIAHMLELGANVDVAVFTAGSADPESLVLNLGYLSEKETAELSAHAVGDVCSRFFTADGSPAAPEVDARTVGITLSDLTKRPTRVLVAGGARKAAAIRTALDMGLATHLVIDHDTASRILDEPDD; encoded by the coding sequence ATGTTGGACGAGCGGGACGCACAGGCGGTCGACGCGGCGAAGCTGTACTACGCCGGCGGCCTGAGCCAGGCGCAGGTTGCCGAGCGCCTCGGCATCTCGCGCCCCACCGTGTCCAAGCTGCTCAGCCGGGCCCACGAGCGCGGCTTCGTGACCATCACCCTGAACGACCCCCGCGAGCGCGGCGACGAGCTGGTGCAGCGGCTGCGCCAGCGCTTCGGGCTCACCGACGCCCGCGTGGTGCGCCCGCCGGCCGGGGCGCCGCTGCTCAACGAGCTCGGCGGCGCCGGGGCGGGGCTCATCGAGGAGCTCGTCACCGACGACACGACGCTCGGCGTCTCCTGGGGCACGACGATGTCGGCCGTCGCCGAGCACCTGCGCCCGCAGAACCGCGTCGGCGTGAAGGTCGTCCAGCTCAAGGGCGGCCACTCGCACTCGGAGCGCTCGACGAAGGACATGGCCACCCTCGCCGGATTCGCGCGCGCCTTCCATGCCGAGACGTTCATGCTGCCGCTGCCGGTCATCTTCGACTCCGTCGAGGCCAAGGAGTGGGTCGTGCGCGACCGGCACATCGCCCACATGCTCGAGCTGGGCGCCAACGTCGACGTCGCCGTGTTCACCGCGGGCTCCGCGGACCCGGAGTCGCTGGTGCTCAACCTCGGGTACCTCTCCGAAAAGGAGACCGCGGAGCTGTCCGCGCACGCGGTGGGCGACGTCTGCTCGCGGTTCTTCACCGCCGACGGCTCGCCCGCCGCCCCCGAGGTCGACGCCCGCACGGTGGGCATCACGCTTTCCGACCTGACGAAGCGCCCCACCCGGGTGCTCGTCGCCGGCGGAGCGCGCAAGGCCGCGGCGATCCGCACGGCCCTCGACATGGGCCTGGCCACGCACCTGGTCATCGACCACGACACCGCCTCGCGCATCCTCGACGAGCCGGACGACTGA
- the secE gene encoding preprotein translocase subunit SecE, which yields MSEDRENQKPAQPARPTGKRQLTGAGPVTGDSYVAKRAEPSKEQDGPGGGVASYLPEVVTEMRKVIWPTAQQMITYTLVVFAFLIVLTVLVAGVDFLAGAGVEWALTSK from the coding sequence TTGAGCGAGGACCGCGAGAACCAGAAGCCGGCCCAGCCGGCGCGCCCCACCGGCAAGCGTCAGCTGACCGGTGCCGGCCCCGTCACCGGCGACTCCTACGTGGCCAAGCGTGCCGAGCCGAGCAAGGAGCAGGACGGCCCCGGCGGCGGTGTGGCCAGCTACCTGCCCGAGGTCGTCACCGAGATGCGCAAGGTCATCTGGCCGACCGCGCAGCAGATGATCACCTACACGCTGGTCGTCTTCGCCTTCCTGATCGTGCTGACCGTGCTGGTCGCGGGCGTGGACTTCCTCGCCGGTGCCGGAGTTGAGTGGGCGCTGACCTCGAAGTAG